The window CGGCTATCCGGCGCACTGCTGCAACATCATCGTCCCGCCAAGCCACCCCGAGGCCGACGCCGGCTACATCATCATGGAGCAGATCGAGTACCCGGTGATGTCCGGCAGCAATACCATCTCGGTGGCCACCGTGCTTTTGGAGATGGGCATGCTGCCGATGCAGGAGCCGCTCACCGAGCTGGTGCTGGAGGCCCCGGCCGGGCTGATCCGCATCAAGGCCCGATGCGAGGGCGGCAAGGTCAAGGCCGTCACCTTCCAGAACGTACCAGCGTTCGCCGCACACTTGGATGCCGAAATCGACGTACCGCACCTGGGCAAGGTGCGCGTGGACGTGGGCTGGGGCGGCATGTTCTATGTAATCGCCGACGTGCGCCAGTTCAAAGGCCTGCAACTGATCCCGCAGCACGGCGCCGAAATCGCCCGGGTATCGTCGATGATCCGCCAGGCGGCTATCGAGCAACTGCCGGTGGCACACCCCGACTACCCCGGCATCGGCATCACCATCTCGCAGCTGTCCGGCCCCAGCGAAGACCCCAACGCCGACTGGAAGAACGCGGTGACCATGACCTGCGGCGAGTTCTCGTGGGACGACCCG of the Pseudomonas asiatica genome contains:
- a CDS encoding proline racemase family protein; the encoded protein is MSFKRTIHAVDTHAGIPMRVITGGVPHIPGDSVHAKMKWLETNDDQLRKLMLREPRGYPAHCCNIIVPPSHPEADAGYIIMEQIEYPVMSGSNTISVATVLLEMGMLPMQEPLTELVLEAPAGLIRIKARCEGGKVKAVTFQNVPAFAAHLDAEIDVPHLGKVRVDVGWGGMFYVIADVRQFKGLQLIPQHGAEIARVSSMIRQAAIEQLPVAHPDYPGIGITISQLSGPSEDPNADWKNAVTMTCGEFSWDDPATWTGALDRSPCGTGTSAKMATLHAKGELPLLQDFRHQGLLGNIYTGRLIDETSIGGNEAVVPTITGKSWIYGLNTFVLDHDDPFPEGFTIGDIWA